From candidate division WOR-3 bacterium:
AATTTTTCACTGCTGAAATTCAACCTCCTGTTATTGCTCTTTCCCTTAAAAAATTATATAAAAAATCAGGTGATAAAGAAATGCTGAAAAAATTTATTTTTAAAATTGAAAAGTATTACAAATATTTAGAAAGGGAAAGAGACCCTGATAGAGATTCACTTATTTCAATTATAACTCCGATGGAATCAGGAATGGACCTTTCTCCTCAATACGATATTGTTCTTCAAAATTTTGAATTTAACCCTCAAAAAACAGTTAAGAAAATTACTGAAATTTTATTTTTTTATAAAAAAATCAACTGGGATTTAAATATAATTTTTGAAAAAGAAATTTTTGATGTGGAGGATGTTGCTTTTAACACAATTTATGCCCTTTCCCTAAATTCCCTCTCCTTTTTGTTTAAGGAAATTGGAGAAGAAAATAAAAGTGAATATTACAGAAAAAAATCTGAGGAAGTTAAAGATAAGATAATTAAAAAATTCTGGGATGAAGAAGATAAAATTTTTTACAGTTTATATCACAGGAATAAAAGAGAAGAGAAAATGAAAGTTAAAACAATATCTTCACTTTTCCCTTTATGTCTTGATATTCCTGAATATTATGTAAATCACCTTTTATCACATTTAACAGATCCTGAAAAATTTTTTCTAAATTATCCTATACCAAGTGTATCGAAAGATGAGAAAAGTTTTGGTCCTTTGACAGATACCAGATTTTTGTGGAGGGGGACTACATGGGTAAATGCGAACTGGTTTATTTATAAAGGTCTTTTAAGACATAATAAAAAAGATCTTGCTAATATAATAAAAAAGAAAACAGAAGAACTTATTGAAAAATTTGGATTCTGTGAGTTTTACGACCCTCTAACAGGTTATCCTGGTAAGGCTATGAGAGATTTTTCCTGGAGTACCCTTATAGTTGATTTTAAACCTGATGAATAGAAAGTTAATTTATTTAATTTTTTTATCAGGTTTTTTAATCCGTTTTTTACTTTACATTCAGAGAAGAGATCTATGGCATGATGAAGCTGCTCTTTTAATGAATTTAAAAGAAAAATCCTTTGTTGAATTGATTAATGAAAAACTTGAATATAATCAAATGGCACCTTTATTTTTTTTGATTT
This genomic window contains:
- a CDS encoding trehalase family glycosidase, whose translation is MEKLREKAQKILLKNLKKGFSKNLKKNYFYISPDKEHYHQWFWDSCFHIIVMSEFNTQYAINELETLLSVQKENGFIPHIIFWRFRLKDHFKIWWKKEQDPDYKFFTAEIQPPVIALSLKKLYKKSGDKEMLKKFIFKIEKYYKYLERERDPDRDSLISIITPMESGMDLSPQYDIVLQNFEFNPQKTVKKITEILFFYKKINWDLNIIFEKEIFDVEDVAFNTIYALSLNSLSFLFKEIGEENKSEYYRKKSEEVKDKIIKKFWDEEDKIFYSLYHRNKREEKMKVKTISSLFPLCLDIPEYYVNHLLSHLTDPEKFFLNYPIPSVSKDEKSFGPLTDTRFLWRGTTWVNANWFIYKGLLRHNKKDLANIIKKKTEELIEKFGFCEFYDPLTGYPGKAMRDFSWSTLIVDFKPDE